One window of the Micropterus dolomieu isolate WLL.071019.BEF.003 ecotype Adirondacks linkage group LG08, ASM2129224v1, whole genome shotgun sequence genome contains the following:
- the ddx19a gene encoding ATP-dependent RNA helicase DDX19A — MSEDSWAVAVDVQEATTPSIQIDFSKKVDRLRGPRNIRGDINGNIVPERAENGGWTRDGDKVDLAEQSLLNKLIRRSLVRNRNQVEVLQRDPTSPLYSVKTFEELRLKPELLKGVYNMGFNRPSRIQENALPMMLAQPPQNLIAQSQSGTGKTAAFSLAMLSHVNPAKKWTQCLCISPTYELALQIGQVIEQMGKFCPDVKLAYGIRGSKMERGTKLQQQIVIGTPGTILDWCTKYKLIDPKKITMFVLDEADVMIATQGHRDQSIRIHRQLTKDCQMLLFSATFEDSVWKFAEHVVPDPNIIRLKREEETLDTIKQFYVVCKEKEDKFTALCNLYGTLTIAQAMIFCHTRKMAAWLTANLTKEGHQVALLSGEMTVEQRAAVIERFRNGKEKVLVTTNVCSRGIDVEQVSLVVNFDLPVDMDGNADNETYLHRIGRTGRFGRRGFAVNMVDSKHSMDIINQIEMHFNRRITKLDTSNLEEMESLIS; from the exons ATGTCCGAAGACTCGTGGGCGGTTGCAGTCGACGTTCAAGAAGCTACAACTCCATCCATACAG ATTGACTTCTCAAAGAAGGTGGATCGACTGCGTGGTCCACGCAACATAAGAGGAGACATAAATG GCAACATTGTGCCGGAGAGAGCTGAAAATGGAGGCTGGACAAGAGACGGGGACAAAGTGGACCTGGCTGAACAGTCCCTGTTGAATAAACTGATCCGCCGCTCTCTGGTGCGGAACAGAAACCAGGTGGAGGTTCTGCAGCGGGACCCCACCTCTCCTCTGTACTCTGTGAAGACCTTTGAGGAGCTGAGACT GAAACCTGAGCTGCTGAAGGGTGTCTACAACATGGGTTTCAACAGACCATCCAGAATCCAGGAGAATGCTTTGCCCATGATGTTGGCACAGCC ACCTCAGAATCTGATTGCCCAGTCTCAGTCTGGCACAGGTAAAACCGCTGCTTTTTCTCTCGCAATGCTCAGCCATGTAAACCCAGCTAAAAAGTGGACTCAG TGCCTTTGCATCTCGCCAACATATGAGCTTGCGCTGCAGATTGGTCAAGTAATCGAGCAAATGGGGAAATTTTGTCCTGATGTGAAACTGGCATATGGAATTCGAGGCAGCAAAA TGGAGCGAGGCACCAAGTTGCAGCAGCAGATTGTCATAGGAACGCCGGGTACAATCCTCGACTGGTGCACCAAGTACAAGCTCATCGACCCAAAGAAGATTACTATGTTTGTGCTGGACGAGGCTGATGTGATGATCGCCACACAGGGTCATCGGGACCAGAGCATACGTATCCATAG ACAACTGACAAAGGACTGTCAGATGCTCCTTTTTTCTGCAACCTTTGAGGACTCTGTGTGGAAGTTTGCAGAGCATGTGGTTCCCGATCCCAATATCATCAGGCTGAAGCGTGAAGAGGAGACTCTGGACACCATCAAGCAGTTCTATGTGGTCTGTAAGGAGAAGGAAGACAAATTCACAGCACTGTGTAATCTATATGGCACCCTTACCATTGCACAGGCCATGATCTTCTGCCAT ACTCGCAAGATGGCAGCTTGGCTGACTGCAAACCTGACCAAAGAGGGCCACCAGGTGGCATTGCTGAGTGGGGAAATGACCGTGGAGCAGAGAGCTGCGGTCATCGAACGCTTCAGGAACGGCAAGGAAAAGGTGCTCGTGACCACCAATGTGTGCTCCAGAG GGATTGATGTGGAACAAGTGTCACTTGTGGTCAACTTTGACCTGCCTGTGGACATGGATGGGAACGCTGACAATGAGACATACCTTCACCGGATTGGCCGCACAGGACGCTTTGGCAGAAGAGGATTTGCTGTCAATATGGTTGACAGCAAACACAGCATGGATATTATCAACCAAATTGAAATGCATTTCA ACAGGAGAATCACAAAACTTGACACCAGCAATCTTGAGGAGATGGAGAGCCTAATAAGCTGA
- the ubxn10 gene encoding UBX domain-containing protein 10 isoform X2 — MHLARPKSSKGRSRPAVNNSLHAGDTASIRGPPVSPNSPVYIRPDRNLHFQSEPIMWQASQLSQDEVLQMLQHAPAAPPQSLNKYKVLPSIERRQSEQRRRNEEPDLPMVKAVTQTCSSELDKRADVHLRVTPKPPEPGPIMTKEAGATGSLLLAIRAPCGRRFQQHFNPTDTLLTVKASAEVRYGVKYGDTSIETMDLPRRTFTDMNMTLAQCGILNRWLLCISQNDSMVEHE, encoded by the exons ATGCATTTAGCAAGGCCAAAGTCCTCCAAAGGGCGAAGCAGACCTGCTGTAAACAACTCTCTGCATGCAGGTGACACAGCCAGCATCCGGGGGCCACCTGTGTCTCCAAATTCTCCTGTGTACATCAGGCCGGACAGAAACCTCCACTTCCAGTCAGAGCCCATAATGTGGCAAGCCAGCCAGCTGAGCCAGGATGAAGTCCTGCAGATGCTGCAACACGCCCCTGCTGCTCCACCACAGTCCTTAAACAAGTACAAGGTCCTTCCATCCATAGAGAGGAGGCAGTCAGAG CAAAGGCGCAGGAATGAGGAGCCAGATCTCCCCATGGTGAAGGCTGTGACCCAGACCTGCAGCTCTGAGCTGGACAAGAGGGCTGATGTGCATCTCAGGGTCACACCTAAACCCCCTGAACCAGGACCAATAATGACCAAAGAAGCTGGTGCCACTGGCAGCTTGCTCCTAGCTATCCGAGCACCATGTGGTAGGAGGTTTCAGCAGCACTTTAACCCCACAGACACTCTGCTGACGGTGAAAGCCAGTGCAGAGGTCAGGTATGGAGTCAAATATGGAGACACTTCCATTGAGACCATGGATCTGCCACGCAGGACCTTCACAGATATGAATATGACCTTAGCCCAGTGTGGCATCTTGAACAGATGGTTGCTGTGCATCTCCCAGAATGACAGCATGGTGGAGCACGAGTGA
- the ubxn10 gene encoding UBX domain-containing protein 10 isoform X3, producing MWQASQLSQDEVLQMLQHAPAAPPQSLNKYKVLPSIERRQSEVSLGRNLDKQMSMLSLSDDAIPQQRRRNEEPDLPMVKAVTQTCSSELDKRADVHLRVTPKPPEPGPIMTKEAGATGSLLLAIRAPCGRRFQQHFNPTDTLLTVKASAEVRYGVKYGDTSIETMDLPRRTFTDMNMTLAQCGILNRWLLCISQNDSMVEHE from the coding sequence ATGTGGCAAGCCAGCCAGCTGAGCCAGGATGAAGTCCTGCAGATGCTGCAACACGCCCCTGCTGCTCCACCACAGTCCTTAAACAAGTACAAGGTCCTTCCATCCATAGAGAGGAGGCAGTCAGAGGTGAGTCTTGGGAGAAACCTGGACAAACAGATGTCCATGCTGAGCCTGTCTGATGATGCTATCCCACAGCAAAGGCGCAGGAATGAGGAGCCAGATCTCCCCATGGTGAAGGCTGTGACCCAGACCTGCAGCTCTGAGCTGGACAAGAGGGCTGATGTGCATCTCAGGGTCACACCTAAACCCCCTGAACCAGGACCAATAATGACCAAAGAAGCTGGTGCCACTGGCAGCTTGCTCCTAGCTATCCGAGCACCATGTGGTAGGAGGTTTCAGCAGCACTTTAACCCCACAGACACTCTGCTGACGGTGAAAGCCAGTGCAGAGGTCAGGTATGGAGTCAAATATGGAGACACTTCCATTGAGACCATGGATCTGCCACGCAGGACCTTCACAGATATGAATATGACCTTAGCCCAGTGTGGCATCTTGAACAGATGGTTGCTGTGCATCTCCCAGAATGACAGCATGGTGGAGCACGAGTGA
- the LOC123975203 gene encoding ceramide-1-phosphate transfer protein, with protein sequence MADSVDSEDQTFCLQEVLDTFKLCLSENKEVYLEHYVAGWRGLVKFLNSLGNVFGFISKDAVNKIKILVNYLEGENGSHYVTVQSMVKYELENGLVDLTKRGSHAESGCRTLLRLHRALRWLELFLERLRTSSEDSKTSVMCAEAYNESLAQHHPWLVRKAAGMAFCVLPGRPAFLEVMNVGPPEQVVAMLGDALPLISEVYQITEELYAQHNLLDLP encoded by the exons ATGGCAGATTCTGTTGATTCAGAAGACCAGACATTCTGCTTACAGGAGGTGCTCGACACTTTCAAGTTGTGTTTGTCCGAGAATAAAGAGGTCTACCTTGAACACTACGTCGCTGGGTGGCGTGGTCTTGTAAA GTTTCTGAACAGCTTGGGGAATGTCTTTGGCTTCATTTCCAAGGATGCTGTCAACAAGATCAAGATCCTGGTCAACTACCTGGAGGGTGAGAACGGGTCTCACTATGTCACTGTCCAGTCAATGGTAAAATATGAGCTGGAGAATGGACTAGTGGACCTGACCAAGAGGGGCAGCCATGCAGAGTCAGGCTGCCGTACTCTACTGAGGCTGCACCGTGCGCTGAGGTGGCTGGAGCTCTTCCTGGAGCGCCTCCGCACCAGCAGTGAGGACAGCAAGACATCTGTCATGTGTGCAGAGGCCTACAATGAGTCTCTTGCCCAGCACCACCCTTGGCTGGTCCGTAAGGCTGCAGGCATGGCGTTCTGCGTGCTCCCAGGGCGTCCCGCTTTCCTTGAAGTGATGAATGTAGGGCCTCCGGAGCAAGTCGTGGCCATGCTAGGGGACGCTCTACCTCTTATCTCTGAGGTGTACCAGATCACAGAGGAACTTTACGCTCAACATAATCTGCTTGATTTACCATAG
- the ubxn10 gene encoding UBX domain-containing protein 10 isoform X1, with translation MHLARPKSSKGRSRPAVNNSLHAGDTASIRGPPVSPNSPVYIRPDRNLHFQSEPIMWQASQLSQDEVLQMLQHAPAAPPQSLNKYKVLPSIERRQSEVSLGRNLDKQMSMLSLSDDAIPQQRRRNEEPDLPMVKAVTQTCSSELDKRADVHLRVTPKPPEPGPIMTKEAGATGSLLLAIRAPCGRRFQQHFNPTDTLLTVKASAEVRYGVKYGDTSIETMDLPRRTFTDMNMTLAQCGILNRWLLCISQNDSMVEHE, from the coding sequence ATGCATTTAGCAAGGCCAAAGTCCTCCAAAGGGCGAAGCAGACCTGCTGTAAACAACTCTCTGCATGCAGGTGACACAGCCAGCATCCGGGGGCCACCTGTGTCTCCAAATTCTCCTGTGTACATCAGGCCGGACAGAAACCTCCACTTCCAGTCAGAGCCCATAATGTGGCAAGCCAGCCAGCTGAGCCAGGATGAAGTCCTGCAGATGCTGCAACACGCCCCTGCTGCTCCACCACAGTCCTTAAACAAGTACAAGGTCCTTCCATCCATAGAGAGGAGGCAGTCAGAGGTGAGTCTTGGGAGAAACCTGGACAAACAGATGTCCATGCTGAGCCTGTCTGATGATGCTATCCCACAGCAAAGGCGCAGGAATGAGGAGCCAGATCTCCCCATGGTGAAGGCTGTGACCCAGACCTGCAGCTCTGAGCTGGACAAGAGGGCTGATGTGCATCTCAGGGTCACACCTAAACCCCCTGAACCAGGACCAATAATGACCAAAGAAGCTGGTGCCACTGGCAGCTTGCTCCTAGCTATCCGAGCACCATGTGGTAGGAGGTTTCAGCAGCACTTTAACCCCACAGACACTCTGCTGACGGTGAAAGCCAGTGCAGAGGTCAGGTATGGAGTCAAATATGGAGACACTTCCATTGAGACCATGGATCTGCCACGCAGGACCTTCACAGATATGAATATGACCTTAGCCCAGTGTGGCATCTTGAACAGATGGTTGCTGTGCATCTCCCAGAATGACAGCATGGTGGAGCACGAGTGA